The stretch of DNA GAAACTCACTATGAGGCTCCGTtaagctgaggggagctgcagtaTAATAGCTTTAAATGTAGGTTTAGACTACGGGTTTGTTTTACATACCATTCCGATGACCCATAGCCACCGCCATGTCCATTGCATTGAATCCAGAATCTGACTCGATGGTAGGATCAGCACCACTCTCTGGAAGACATACAAACAAattttagttattattattcctAAAGATATAAATCCATATATCCAAAtgaagtttttttaaaaaaaaatacagccaGGTGATACTTTTGAGAAAAAGATTAGTCCTCACCTAACAAGATTTCAACACAGCGTACATGGTTCCCATGGACAGCGTAGAGCAGAGGGGCTCCACCATTCTGAAACCCACAGAGGCAACATCACATGAGGTCACATTTCATACAgagatgaataaaaaacaagtgAGCGAAACATCTCCCCTGCTGTCATATCGGTGTTTGCTGAATGAGCAAATAAAGGCTTAGTATTCTTACCCAGTCATATTCATTGACATCGACACCACAGTCGATGAGCATCTTCACAATATCGGTGTATCCCTTACTGCAGGCCAAGGACAACGCGCTTTCCCTACCTTTGGCCAGGAGGTTGGGGTCAGCACCCTGAGGTGAGGAATGATGCCAGTAAATAACCAGTAaaccagtaaataaataaaggagaGCACCGTCTAAAAATGTACAACAAAGGTTATTCTGAATAGCACATGAAGCATGCACTATAAAGTATGCTATGAAATCTTTTTAACAGAtgttttttcatacattttgaaGCAGAAACTCGACAACAGCAATTTGTCCATGTGCAGCTGCCCACATCAGAGGTGTAAATCCTTCCTCATCTTGTAGATTGATCACAGTCTCTGTTAATATGAtacataaaaaaagatgaaaacaacatAATCATCAGGAcaacaattaaaacattttaaatactaCTTTTCTTCATGTTTATTTCACTATGTATGCAAAATATTTATgttagacaaaaaaaagtctgtatAACTACTATGTTATGCAAGTTAGATTGATACAATAACACCAGTGGTTATAACTACTGACTGAGATCATTTCACCACTGCATAACTATGCAGAATTATATGTATTTGACAAGCTGGATGGGCCGTTTACCTTGTTCAATCCTGCTAGCCAGAAAAACCATTTCTCCTTGGGCTGCCAACTGATGAATGGACAaagctgaaaggaaaaaaaaaaaacatgcacatgttATTAATTAGCATCTCAACTCATGATAACACTTTTAGAAGTTTAAGTTAAAACTACTTACAATGCACCAGAAGAGGTGTGGAAGAAACTTCGTTGCCCCGGTGTTTATTGGTGAGTGTGGTGGACTGCTTGATGGGAGAGAAATGTTTGGTGGTGGATGGTGTGTATACATGACGCACTTGTATGCCCGGAGAAGGTGAGGTCTGGATGTTGCACTCAgctgaaagagaaggaaaacattttgtggcaagagctgcaacaataagtcTATTGACAAATGAATCACCAACTAAGCCCTACAAGTAGGCTTACATTAGTTACAGTCAGACATTAAAACAAGATAACCATGGCACATTGAGTTATCTTGAAAGTTGGGGTTACCTTTGAATAAAACAGAAGCCACCTCCAGATCAGAGTTGACCTGGTCCTGGATGTTCTTGCTGTCCTCCTCGTTGAGGGACTTGACGAATCTTGAGCAAACATTCATATCAAAACGGTTTGGCAGGATGAACTTGATCCCCATGGCCACATTTTGGGTGCCTGGGTCATCTGGGCTCGCACCCACCGACTGCTCAGTCTTGATGGCACTTATATCTGGCATTACACAGATCCCCTCCATTTCCTCAGAGACCAGAGGACAGTCAGCTGTCCCATCTGAGGCCGACACGGTAACGCTGTCCATCTTTGGATCTCTCACTGAGCTGTCACACTGAGATTACACTGAAGCTACTGCACGCCTGAAATGCGGAGACATGTTATATTGAAATCACAAAACGATATCAAACAGCTCGCATTACAATTAGTGTGAACATACCGAACACTGGCTGTTAAATATCAAACAACGTCTGTTAGCAGCTGTTAGCATGCGGGCTATTGTTATAGTAACCTTACACCCGTCAAACTAATAAGCTGATGCTACTACATTTGAACACGTAAAGACATTAAAGCATAAATGCcaataaaaagcattttcctaCAAAAAAGTCATTTCTTACTCGATAGGACATTGTTTTTCTTGGATATCCTCATGCGGTCATCCGTCTTTTTTCGGTGTTTTGATATATCTACACGCATGCGCAATTTGTCGCACAAACAACGGAGTGCATCTCCATTTAACCTCCCCCATTTTTTATTTAGTTCCGGAGCCTCTAGAGCTGCTGATGCTGGAcagataaattaattatttttgatgAAACAGCTCATACACCCATCTATATATTTGTGTAGTTAAAAACACAGTACTTAACACACTATTTTAATTCAACCAGTGTGGATCCTGGGTCAAAAACACACCTAATTCCAGTGGTGGAACAATTATTCAGATcagtacagcaatgtaaaaatactccattataagtaaaaCTCCTGCGTGcatgaaaaatcacatttaagtAAAGTACTAAGTgtcagcagcaaaatgtacttaaagtattaaggTAAAGGTAGTGGcttggtccctctgactgatatattattatatgacatcattagattattaatactgaagcatcagtgtgtaagcagcatgttactgttgtagctgctggaggtggagctagtttcaactactttatatacagttagctaatTTAGTCCAGTcgttcccaacctaggggttgggcccctaCAAcaggtcacaagataaatctgaagggtcaTGTGATGAttgatgggagaggaaagaagaagttTGGATACAAAATTTGTTTTCGgtttttgcactttttctctaatttctgatttttaatgaaatatttgaacatttattgaaatgaaaccatgtgagaagtttaaaaggaaaaatcaaaatgtggtggagctgttaacaactcatggacatctgaaatgtgaccctgactaaacactgctttttttttgacatcaaaagccaaaaacgTTGGAAAcgactggtttcatctttaacaatgtgttgtattttaaaagcttgttatattatccattgtgtcaaatcttcatctgaaaagtaactaaagctgtcagataaatgtagtgaagtagaaaatacaatatttccctctgaaatgtagtggagtggaagtataaagtagcataaaatggaaatactaaagtagagtacaagtacctcaaaattgtacttaagtacagaactaaagtaaatgtactgagttacAGTCCATGAAACATTCATACCATATGATAGCTGAAACActtaatatcatgatattgcCTTATCATTAATACAATGTGAAGGGTTTCTATTATCAAGAATCATCACTCTCCAGAACAGTTTGCCTTTTTAAAGGGCTACTCCAccaatttagtattgcactaTCATAGGACTGAGGTACTCACATGAgactgctttttaaaataccCTTAAATATTGCTGTGACAGAGGTgaagatatcctgactttcaGTCTCTTGTATGGGTAAAAAGCCCCAAACACTGgctcctacatttcccataacaCAACTTGTTGTTAAGACAGATACTGGCTGGTAAATGCCCACATCTTTAAAGCTACACACCTCCAGTCTGTAAAGCAAGTTTTTTAGAGTTCAGAAAGCCCCCTCAAGAACCACaaaagacattatacaactgttttcacaggctagAGCTAACCCTCAGGAGTAACTCAACATTCATGTATAAAATTGTTGGAGGTTCCCGTTAAAGACATGTGTTATTGAAAACACATATTAAACTCACACGGAAATGTACATTTCTGTGATGCATCAGGAAAATGATAGAACTTCAAAATCAGTTCATTAAAGTGTTTCTCCAGGAAAATAAACAGTAACCTCTTTACAAAATGACAGACGGAACAAAGAGGAATATTAAATGCTTTAATTTACAGCGTTAACATTAAATCAAATATCAGCCTGAATCTTGAACTCTTGAACTGAAACTTGACTCGCAGCACCCTTAACTATTTTTCACAActacatttttacactgtgaGTAAATGGCTTGATAGAGGATGTCATTCGTCTTAGTGAGCATTTTCAGGAAAAAATTGGTTAAAATGGATTTTAGAATA from Thunnus albacares chromosome 18, fThuAlb1.1, whole genome shotgun sequence encodes:
- the ankra2 gene encoding ankyrin repeat family A protein 2, yielding MDSVTVSASDGTADCPLVSEEMEGICVMPDISAIKTEQSVGASPDDPGTQNVAMGIKFILPNRFDMNVCSRFVKSLNEEDSKNIQDQVNSDLEVASVLFKAECNIQTSPSPGIQVRHVYTPSTTKHFSPIKQSTTLTNKHRGNEVSSTPLLVHSLSIHQLAAQGEMVFLASRIEQETVINLQDEEGFTPLMWAAAHGQIAVVEFLLQNGADPNLLAKGRESALSLACSKGYTDIVKMLIDCGVDVNEYDWNGGAPLLYAVHGNHVRCVEILLESGADPTIESDSGFNAMDMAVAMGHRNVQQVMEAHLLKLLMGIRE